The following proteins are co-located in the Candidatus Methanomethylicota archaeon genome:
- a CDS encoding B12-binding domain-containing radical SAM protein, whose protein sequence is MKVLLTADRTLMSNHHNQEFLGFGASAPPNVVPEWLFRWLFFPPVKNRDGVVLQAPYGLRKIEAQLLNEGFDVLTVDPDHLDRFIDDAKVLGIHVMDPFGLGPASSTFANVLKTGEPYVAKYFRMLLEKREIVRAKKRGLKIIVGGPGAWQFKLKPEFVDVHGIDCVINGEAEKVVGKIFKTAIEGGELPKFYEVKFDEVPSIDEIPDIRNPSINGLIEVGRGCCRGCEFCSVTLRPLRWYPYEKIEKEIMVNVKAGLKSAIIHAEDVLLYGSKSVIPDEEKVLKLHKLFKSHFSSIGWSHASIAAIASKPKLIEEISEIVIDGRQRWLGVEIGIETGSPELVKRVMPAKAKPFEPEEWPELVKTAAGIMMDNNIFPACTLIAGLPQETEDDIIKTIELVESLKWFKSLIVPLLFVPLGKLKYEDWFRFEDMNELHIELLIKCLEHDLYWIDELSKQYFNGWRGKLIYPFYKLFINIVRRKCRSISIPRARKAIPVDTLKPIPHIRS, encoded by the coding sequence ATGAAGGTGCTGTTGACGGCTGATAGGACTCTCATGAGCAATCACCACAACCAGGAATTCTTAGGTTTTGGTGCTTCTGCACCGCCAAATGTGGTTCCAGAATGGCTTTTTAGATGGTTGTTCTTCCCTCCAGTTAAGAATAGGGATGGTGTGGTTTTACAAGCCCCTTACGGTCTTAGGAAAATTGAAGCTCAACTTTTGAATGAAGGGTTTGATGTTTTAACAGTTGATCCAGACCACTTGGATCGCTTTATAGATGATGCAAAAGTTTTGGGGATTCATGTTATGGATCCCTTTGGTTTAGGTCCAGCTTCATCCACATTCGCCAATGTGTTGAAGACCGGTGAACCATACGTTGCTAAATATTTCAGGATGCTATTGGAGAAGCGTGAGATTGTTAGGGCTAAGAAGCGTGGTTTGAAGATTATAGTTGGAGGTCCTGGGGCATGGCAGTTTAAGCTTAAACCAGAATTTGTTGATGTTCATGGAATAGATTGTGTTATAAATGGTGAAGCTGAGAAGGTTGTTGGAAAGATATTTAAGACTGCCATTGAAGGCGGTGAACTCCCAAAATTCTATGAAGTTAAATTTGATGAAGTTCCAAGCATAGATGAAATTCCAGATATAAGAAATCCATCAATAAATGGTTTAATTGAAGTTGGACGGGGATGTTGTCGTGGATGTGAATTTTGCAGTGTAACTTTAAGACCTCTACGCTGGTACCCATACGAAAAGATAGAGAAGGAGATTATGGTTAATGTTAAGGCTGGATTGAAATCCGCAATAATACATGCTGAAGACGTCCTACTATATGGTTCTAAGAGTGTTATACCAGATGAAGAGAAGGTTTTAAAATTACATAAACTATTTAAAAGCCATTTTTCAAGTATTGGCTGGAGTCATGCTTCAATAGCCGCTATAGCTTCAAAGCCAAAGCTTATTGAAGAGATTTCCGAAATCGTCATTGATGGAAGGCAGAGGTGGTTGGGTGTAGAGATAGGTATAGAGACTGGTTCACCTGAACTCGTAAAGAGGGTTATGCCGGCAAAAGCTAAGCCTTTCGAGCCTGAGGAGTGGCCTGAACTTGTTAAAACAGCTGCTGGGATAATGATGGATAACAATATTTTCCCAGCATGCACGTTAATTGCAGGGTTACCGCAAGAAACTGAGGATGATATTATAAAGACTATAGAACTTGTAGAAAGTCTTAAATGGTTTAAGAGCTTAATAGTCCCATTACTCTTCGTCCCCCTTGGGAAATTGAAGTATGAAGATTGGTTTAGATTTGAGGATATGAATGAATTGCATATTGAGTTGCTTATTAAGTGTTTGGAGCATGATCTTTACTGGATTGATGAATTATCAAAGCAGTATTTCAATGGATGGCGTGGCAAACTCATTTACCCATTCTACAAGCTTTTCATAAATATTGTGCGGAGAAAGTGTAGAAGCATTAGTATTCCGAGAGCGAGGAAAGCTATTCCAGTTGATACACTAAAACCTATCCCACATATACGAAGTTGA
- a CDS encoding ATP-binding protein gives MVSIIRFSDLDRWRNVGRWVLVYGRRKVGKSFFIRNNVKWDKYYFIGRSGSIFIDDETIGYDAFRRELIKGLENDETIVVDEFQRLPKEFLDVLHGMGVKGKLIAVTSTLWLSKEIFEASSPILGLFSDFKMGIIDEMDILQNMQKYIKDSRRLLEYSIFLREPWLIPLWEASEEFFESLPYTIRLTVPSLIGEIFTEEERSYSRVYDAILKAVADGKMLSTEITSQLYSLKLIPAESPSFVHPYLKILEHIGLLEKVKIYGKNKYYYYHASPVTDYYYYLDAKYGISERDIQPSQARKVLELKIPHYVERFLSKLLSKIFGLWAEKIVERDFEVDIALTDFRQLNVVVEVKWGDISGIELSKIEDKLSRFNCRRILFLPNADMLPRTPEKLEVWDVKRILNLKSLFDG, from the coding sequence ATGGTTAGTATAATCAGATTTAGTGATTTGGATCGGTGGAGGAATGTTGGTAGATGGGTTTTGGTTTATGGGAGAAGGAAGGTTGGTAAGAGCTTTTTCATTAGGAATAATGTTAAGTGGGATAAATATTATTTCATTGGTAGGAGTGGAAGCATATTTATTGACGATGAAACCATAGGTTATGATGCCTTTAGGAGAGAACTTATTAAAGGGTTGGAGAATGATGAAACGATAGTGGTGGATGAGTTTCAACGTTTACCAAAGGAGTTTTTAGATGTACTTCATGGTATGGGTGTTAAGGGGAAACTTATAGCAGTAACATCGACGCTTTGGTTGTCTAAGGAGATTTTTGAAGCATCCTCCCCCATCCTTGGTCTATTCTCAGATTTCAAAATGGGAATAATCGATGAAATGGATATTTTACAAAACATGCAAAAATACATTAAAGATTCTAGAAGACTTTTAGAGTATTCCATATTTCTAAGGGAGCCGTGGCTTATCCCTCTCTGGGAGGCTTCTGAAGAATTCTTCGAATCTCTGCCATACACTATAAGGTTAACAGTCCCCTCACTCATTGGTGAGATATTCACTGAGGAGGAGAGGAGTTACTCTAGGGTTTATGATGCTATATTGAAGGCTGTTGCCGATGGCAAGATGCTATCCACTGAAATCACATCTCAACTATACTCCCTCAAGCTTATACCAGCTGAAAGCCCAAGCTTCGTTCATCCATACCTAAAGATCCTAGAGCACATTGGCTTACTTGAAAAGGTTAAAATTTATGGTAAGAACAAATACTATTATTATCACGCTTCACCAGTAACAGACTACTATTACTATCTCGATGCAAAGTATGGTATTAGTGAAAGAGATATTCAACCGTCACAAGCTAGGAAGGTTTTGGAATTGAAAATTCCACATTATGTTGAAAGGTTCCTATCGAAATTGTTATCGAAGATTTTTGGCTTATGGGCTGAGAAGATAGTTGAGAGGGATTTTGAAGTGGATATAGCTTTAACAGATTTCAGGCAATTGAATGTTGTAGTTGAAGTAAAGTGGGGGGATATTAGTGGAATTGAATTATCAAAGATCGAAGATAAGCTAAGTAGATTCAATTGTAGGAGAATCCTCTTCTTGCCCAATGCCGACATGCTTCCTAGAACTCCTGAAAAGCTCGAGGTTTGGGATGTTAAAAGGATTCTGAACTTGAAGAGTTTATTTGATGGTTAA
- the nagB gene encoding glucosamine-6-phosphate deaminase, producing the protein MIEVIVVEDYWEMSRKAAQIIARHVWDNPESVIGLATGSTPIGMYDELIKMFKHGLIDFSKTVTFNLDEYWPMKKSSPYSYHYYMRQYFFNHVNIKPENIHIPDGEVKWEDINEHCSWYEDEIKSHGGIDIQVLGIGGGYYDADGRYIGGHIGFNEPGSPFDSRTRLVKLSEQTRSDNSRFFMRIEEVPYYAITMGIATIMEAREIILLASGEHKANSIREAVEGPLTNMVPASILQKHRNVKFIIDKGAASRLTQTIMPWLHGNVNWSLEVRKAYNGFENLITRALTLTSMKMGKEIMKIDLNDLATLKLEELAKFDLNELKRRVFEDLKSKVMDYDKTPRGRRILIFSPHPDDDVICVGATMKILNDTGNDVRIAYMVSGNIAVRDDDIIEIANEISYNKEDLIENLKLERIPIKTLMDLKAKVRMMEAINAAKTLGIDEGKIYFLRLPFYETGFIIKNPITEMDVNATIKVIEEVKPEIIIMPGEVDDPHGTHGKCIEIINKSLDKLNLRNEIDMWLYKGGWEEYMIYEANIIVPFNRELMNLKIEAIKKHKSQLTPLFQGLDPRPFWKRALDRNKFNGDILRKIGLIDAEYAELLKRQKL; encoded by the coding sequence ATGATTGAAGTAATTGTTGTAGAGGATTACTGGGAGATGAGTAGGAAGGCTGCACAAATAATTGCGAGACATGTATGGGATAACCCTGAAAGTGTAATTGGACTTGCCACTGGCAGTACACCCATTGGAATGTATGATGAATTGATAAAGATGTTTAAACATGGATTAATAGACTTCTCAAAAACTGTAACTTTCAATTTGGATGAATATTGGCCTATGAAGAAGAGTAGTCCATACAGCTACCACTACTATATGAGACAGTACTTCTTCAACCATGTAAACATTAAACCTGAAAATATACATATACCGGATGGTGAAGTTAAGTGGGAGGATATTAACGAGCATTGCTCATGGTATGAGGATGAAATTAAGAGTCATGGCGGAATAGATATACAAGTACTTGGAATAGGTGGAGGATACTATGATGCTGATGGAAGATATATTGGCGGCCACATAGGGTTCAATGAGCCTGGATCACCATTCGATAGTAGAACGAGACTTGTAAAACTTTCAGAGCAAACCAGGAGCGATAATTCAAGATTCTTCATGAGAATAGAGGAAGTCCCATATTACGCTATAACCATGGGGATAGCAACAATAATGGAAGCAAGGGAAATAATACTCTTAGCTTCAGGGGAGCATAAAGCCAACAGCATTAGGGAAGCAGTTGAAGGGCCATTAACAAATATGGTTCCAGCATCAATACTACAAAAACACAGAAATGTTAAGTTCATAATAGATAAGGGGGCTGCCTCAAGGCTTACCCAAACCATAATGCCATGGCTCCATGGAAATGTAAATTGGAGTTTGGAGGTTAGGAAGGCTTATAATGGTTTTGAAAACCTCATAACTAGAGCATTAACTTTAACATCAATGAAGATGGGGAAGGAGATAATGAAGATAGATTTAAACGACCTAGCAACTTTAAAACTTGAGGAACTAGCCAAATTCGATTTGAACGAATTGAAGAGAAGGGTCTTCGAAGATTTGAAGAGTAAAGTTATGGATTACGATAAAACTCCAAGGGGGAGGAGGATACTAATATTCTCACCACACCCAGATGATGACGTAATATGCGTAGGGGCAACGATGAAAATATTAAATGACACTGGAAACGACGTTAGAATTGCATACATGGTTTCAGGGAATATAGCCGTAAGGGATGACGATATAATAGAAATTGCAAATGAAATTTCCTACAATAAAGAGGATTTAATTGAAAACCTAAAGCTTGAGAGAATCCCAATAAAGACATTAATGGATTTAAAAGCCAAAGTCAGAATGATGGAAGCAATAAATGCCGCTAAAACATTAGGTATAGATGAAGGGAAAATATACTTCCTCAGATTACCATTCTACGAAACTGGCTTCATAATAAAGAATCCAATAACAGAAATGGATGTAAATGCAACAATCAAAGTTATTGAAGAAGTAAAACCAGAAATAATCATAATGCCAGGGGAAGTGGATGACCCCCATGGAACCCATGGGAAATGCATAGAAATAATAAATAAATCCCTTGACAAATTGAACTTGAGAAATGAAATTGATATGTGGCTGTATAAGGGTGGATGGGAAGAGTACATGATATATGAAGCCAACATAATAGTTCCATTTAATAGGGAGTTAATGAATTTGAAGATTGAAGCCATAAAGAAGCATAAATCCCAATTAACACCACTATTCCAAGGCTTAGATCCAAGACCATTCTGGAAGAGGGCTTTAGATAGAAACAAGTTTAACGGAGATATTCTTAGGAAGATTGGATTAATAGACGCAGAATACGCAGAACTACTCAAACGCCAAAAACTGTGA
- a CDS encoding YkgJ family cysteine cluster protein yields the protein MVQFQCTLCGECCKWYWIPLTHLDTLRLKIYGNHNLKRILDLRSTDDNDEFTVEVEEGRYHLALAKIEDACIFLNDGKCIVHDYKPLTCRFYPFMYSVGYNGRITIEVNSEAVGKCPGLKIDSKIIPKEIRENLRKLARIRLLEKQLWINTIKSWNENDGRKRSLKELIEFIVKRAEADMNYLSKLGVWVK from the coding sequence GTGGTGCAATTCCAATGCACATTATGTGGTGAATGCTGCAAATGGTACTGGATTCCACTAACACATCTGGATACACTTAGACTGAAAATATATGGAAACCATAACCTAAAGAGGATTCTAGACTTAAGAAGTACAGACGATAATGATGAATTTACAGTGGAAGTAGAGGAAGGGAGATACCATCTGGCTTTAGCTAAAATTGAAGATGCATGCATATTCTTAAATGATGGCAAATGCATAGTTCACGACTATAAACCCCTTACATGCAGATTCTACCCATTCATGTACTCAGTGGGATACAATGGGAGGATAACCATAGAAGTTAATAGCGAAGCTGTAGGAAAATGCCCAGGACTAAAAATCGACTCAAAAATAATACCAAAAGAGATTAGGGAGAATTTAAGGAAGCTTGCAAGGATAAGGTTACTCGAGAAGCAGCTTTGGATAAATACTATCAAATCTTGGAATGAAAATGATGGTAGAAAGAGGAGCTTAAAGGAGTTAATAGAATTCATAGTTAAGAGAGCTGAAGCTGATATGAATTATCTCTCAAAATTAGGCGTCTGGGTTAAATAA
- a CDS encoding RpiB/LacA/LacB family sugar-phosphate isomerase translates to MKVAVGSDDNYSIARFIVEELKRRGVEVIPIGSLSTGNPYPWVKVGLEVAELVARGEVDMGIVICYTGTGVSIAANKVCGVRAALCFDAKTARGARLWNDANVLALSARLLSEEVAREILDEWFSVVKPDPSELGNIEELKRFDIETRKS, encoded by the coding sequence ATGAAGGTTGCTGTAGGTTCAGATGATAATTACAGTATTGCTCGATTCATTGTTGAAGAGCTTAAGAGGAGGGGGGTTGAGGTAATCCCCATAGGTTCCCTATCCACTGGTAATCCTTATCCATGGGTTAAGGTTGGCTTGGAAGTTGCTGAACTTGTGGCTAGGGGTGAAGTGGATATGGGTATAGTCATATGTTATACTGGTACTGGGGTTAGTATAGCTGCAAATAAGGTTTGTGGGGTTCGTGCAGCTCTATGTTTTGATGCTAAAACTGCTAGGGGTGCTAGACTTTGGAATGATGCAAATGTGCTTGCATTGAGTGCTAGATTACTCTCGGAGGAGGTTGCTAGGGAGATTCTTGATGAGTGGTTTTCCGTAGTTAAGCCAGATCCATCTGAATTGGGGAATATAGAGGAGCTTAAGAGATTTGATATTGAAACTCGTAAATCCTGA
- a CDS encoding threonine synthase encodes MGYALSMKCEVCGREFPLDGYAFRCLECNEPLTVIYDYESLKNVVSKESFKSRVFGVWRYRELLPVRGDRIVTLFEGGTPLLRSERISRLFGFRNLFFKDESRNPTGSFKDRGSTVGVSKALEIGAKAVGCASTGNMASSLSAYATKAGLKCFILIPYGTPMEKVLQTLYYDPKVFSLDLPYPELYKLSFEASLNYGLYLVHSDSPMRVEGQKTVAYEICEQLGWKAPDIVIVPTSSGGNFSAIWKGFMEFYELGFIDKLPRMICVQSSGCAPIVEAFKSGGDLKPWGDAKTVAHSISNPNPSLASGNRVLRILRNFKGIAESVSDDIILNFQKILAISEGLFVEPASAASVAVLRKLMDYGDIDKDETIVCILTGSGMKDLSAIKSYVGFPFKIESRDEFLEEVKRLLQ; translated from the coding sequence TTGGGTTATGCTTTATCCATGAAATGTGAGGTTTGTGGTAGAGAGTTCCCATTGGATGGCTATGCTTTTAGATGTCTTGAATGTAATGAACCTTTAACTGTGATTTATGATTATGAATCTTTGAAGAATGTTGTTAGTAAAGAGTCTTTTAAGTCTAGGGTGTTTGGGGTTTGGCGTTATAGGGAGCTCCTACCAGTGAGGGGGGATAGAATTGTCACTTTATTTGAGGGTGGAACTCCACTATTGAGGAGTGAGAGGATTTCACGTTTATTTGGATTTAGAAACTTGTTCTTTAAGGATGAGAGTAGAAATCCAACTGGTTCCTTTAAGGATAGGGGGTCTACTGTTGGGGTTTCAAAGGCTTTGGAGATTGGAGCTAAAGCTGTTGGGTGTGCTTCCACTGGGAATATGGCTTCATCGCTCTCTGCATATGCAACTAAAGCTGGATTGAAATGCTTCATTCTAATTCCATATGGAACGCCCATGGAGAAGGTTCTACAAACATTATACTATGATCCAAAGGTTTTCTCTTTGGATCTACCATACCCTGAACTTTATAAGTTATCCTTTGAAGCTTCTTTGAATTATGGTTTATATCTTGTTCATTCAGATAGTCCCATGAGGGTTGAGGGTCAAAAGACAGTTGCATATGAGATTTGTGAGCAACTCGGCTGGAAGGCTCCAGACATAGTTATCGTTCCGACGAGTAGTGGTGGGAATTTTAGTGCTATTTGGAAGGGGTTTATGGAATTCTATGAACTTGGGTTTATAGATAAGCTTCCAAGGATGATTTGTGTTCAGAGTAGTGGTTGTGCGCCGATAGTGGAGGCATTTAAGAGTGGAGGAGATTTGAAGCCTTGGGGGGATGCGAAGACAGTTGCCCATTCAATTTCCAACCCCAACCCATCCCTAGCTAGTGGTAATAGGGTTTTGAGGATACTTAGAAACTTCAAGGGGATTGCTGAGTCTGTTTCAGATGACATTATCCTCAACTTCCAGAAGATTTTAGCTATTTCTGAGGGGCTATTTGTTGAGCCTGCTTCAGCAGCTTCCGTGGCTGTTTTGAGGAAGCTAATGGATTACGGTGATATCGATAAAGATGAAACCATAGTCTGTATTCTAACAGGATCTGGAATGAAGGATTTAAGCGCCATAAAATCCTATGTTGGATTCCCATTTAAAATTGAATCCAGAGATGAATTCCTCGAGGAGGTTAAGAGGCTTCTTCAGTAA
- a CDS encoding amidohydrolase: MVDMIIRGGHLLTMKGSGVGYIEDGAIAIEDGRIIAVGKSGDVESKVGGAEDRIYAHGKIVMPGLINAHVHTYMTIARGLCQDVPEIEWMIKTVSPLTKHLTPELAVKSSRLAVLEGVKTGTTLFSDYGPYMMEINSEVHSKMGVRALTCTPISEVKSLVGQNPYEPYQFDLELGERRIKEAMQLIEKWHNWGYGRIRCCLGPVAADMLTKETLLKVKRIAEELNLPIHFHLAQGGREAIQIKLRYNTTTVKYLESIGFLSEKVIGVHCHGASDEELKIMVSRGVKMVSCPTAIALIDGLISPLNQYIQLGGMACIGSDQANGNNSVNMFNEMRMAAILNKVKHKDPTVLPAWKILRLATIEGAQCIGFEDLVGSLEEGKRADIIILNLKKPNLTPVIDKPIRNITFNLVHSANGSEVETVIIDGKVVVENGVYKVMSEEGIIEDAQKASNKLMDMAAEDYVNSNPLIMKYARENLI; the protein is encoded by the coding sequence ATGGTTGACATGATAATTAGAGGGGGACATTTATTAACTATGAAGGGTAGCGGCGTTGGATACATTGAGGATGGAGCTATAGCCATAGAAGATGGAAGGATAATTGCTGTTGGGAAGAGTGGGGATGTGGAATCAAAAGTTGGTGGAGCGGAAGATAGGATATATGCCCATGGAAAGATAGTTATGCCTGGGCTAATAAATGCCCACGTCCACACATACATGACCATAGCCAGAGGATTATGCCAAGACGTTCCAGAAATAGAATGGATGATAAAGACAGTTTCACCACTAACAAAACACCTAACACCAGAATTAGCTGTGAAATCATCTAGACTCGCAGTTCTAGAGGGGGTGAAGACTGGCACAACCCTATTCTCAGATTACGGCCCATACATGATGGAAATAAATAGTGAAGTACATTCCAAAATGGGGGTTAGAGCATTAACATGCACACCAATAAGTGAAGTTAAAAGTCTAGTTGGGCAAAACCCATATGAACCATACCAATTCGACTTAGAACTTGGGGAAAGGAGGATTAAGGAGGCGATGCAACTAATTGAGAAGTGGCACAATTGGGGTTATGGGAGAATAAGATGTTGCCTTGGACCCGTAGCAGCAGACATGCTAACCAAAGAAACGTTGTTAAAAGTGAAGAGGATTGCTGAAGAATTAAATCTTCCAATACACTTCCACCTAGCTCAAGGGGGGAGGGAAGCAATACAAATAAAATTGAGATACAATACGACAACAGTCAAGTACCTTGAATCCATAGGATTCTTATCTGAAAAGGTTATTGGAGTACACTGCCATGGAGCCAGCGATGAAGAACTAAAGATAATGGTGAGTAGGGGGGTTAAAATGGTGAGTTGCCCAACAGCCATAGCATTAATAGATGGATTAATATCACCACTAAATCAATACATACAGCTTGGTGGAATGGCATGTATAGGGAGTGATCAAGCCAATGGGAATAATAGTGTAAACATGTTCAATGAAATGAGGATGGCTGCAATACTAAATAAAGTTAAACACAAAGACCCAACAGTTCTACCAGCATGGAAAATCCTCAGATTAGCCACAATTGAGGGAGCTCAATGCATAGGATTTGAAGATTTGGTAGGCTCATTGGAGGAGGGGAAGAGGGCTGACATAATAATATTGAATTTAAAGAAGCCAAACCTAACACCAGTAATAGATAAACCGATAAGAAACATAACCTTCAACCTCGTGCACAGTGCCAATGGAAGTGAAGTTGAAACAGTAATAATTGATGGTAAAGTAGTCGTGGAGAATGGCGTTTACAAGGTTATGAGTGAAGAGGGTATAATTGAAGATGCACAGAAAGCTTCAAATAAACTCATGGATATGGCTGCTGAAGACTATGTGAATTCAAACCCACTTATAATGAAGTACGCTAGGGAAAACCTCATATGA
- a CDS encoding DUF2207 domain-containing protein produces the protein MPTFYSKLFWFSFSLLLIIFSLAPEIAFTHPQIFPYQISSKIYEIPSMSIVVEVYHDGTFMVYENITVRYVHGTFSSFGRLIPLSDVDYVDFLSAKAYGVNLTGVRAFYNLQRVILTIYHRDVTVVYHSVVNPPREVTFMFNYRVYGGLKLIDSLQNSINWDPVGRDFEVAINSVSIILKIPGNISGSTLFKVDPTPQNIFYSDNYTTILFNYSNVPAYTGCRISVTFPKMYEPKPDNFRIIKDYPLEITLIVILFSAFGTFMFWYFKRRRFMTHFEEYALPSMVVQPSNLSPIEVSYLLNRELDYEAALSEILELARKGVLNIEYDEGERNAFFSSTSSTEDALRNLRRYDLNVFDGDILRLALSCKNAKSFLSFFDDIQRDVEFKVESRLVERRYLKSRFKVKRILLLSIPVGLSIALIIASILMFSSPPLNPQLFSLFKALYVIVAGFGVGFLSMGLISFFMYVPYTAEGFEACDFWRNHLNYMALIKDDESGRILEKTATPQLFESYIPHLMFFDLNFIDEWLKRWIRYLPKDYSPSWFHVRGFEGKLDFKNFISAFKSYVESMFNVIEGLREALPYTWRFRRIFSR, from the coding sequence ATGCCTACATTTTACAGTAAACTATTTTGGTTTTCGTTTTCACTTCTGCTAATCATCTTTTCCTTAGCCCCCGAAATTGCATTTACGCATCCTCAAATATTCCCATATCAAATTTCATCTAAGATTTATGAGATTCCCTCAATGTCCATTGTTGTTGAGGTTTATCATGATGGTACGTTCATGGTTTATGAGAATATTACTGTGAGATATGTTCATGGCACGTTTTCCTCTTTTGGTAGGTTGATTCCACTTAGTGATGTGGATTATGTCGATTTTCTATCCGCTAAGGCTTATGGTGTAAATTTGACTGGTGTTAGGGCATTTTATAATTTGCAACGAGTTATTCTAACGATTTATCATCGTGATGTTACAGTTGTATATCATAGTGTGGTTAATCCACCCCGCGAAGTTACTTTTATGTTTAATTATAGGGTTTATGGTGGATTGAAGCTCATTGATTCATTGCAGAATTCAATTAACTGGGATCCTGTGGGTAGGGATTTCGAGGTTGCAATAAATTCAGTGAGCATCATACTTAAAATTCCTGGGAACATATCCGGTAGCACTTTATTTAAGGTGGATCCAACCCCTCAAAACATATTCTACTCAGACAACTACACCACTATACTTTTTAATTATAGCAATGTTCCAGCTTATACCGGTTGTAGAATTTCCGTGACTTTCCCAAAGATGTATGAGCCTAAACCAGACAATTTCCGTATAATTAAGGATTATCCGCTGGAAATAACGTTAATTGTGATACTATTCTCAGCCTTTGGAACTTTTATGTTTTGGTATTTTAAGAGGAGGAGGTTTATGACGCATTTTGAAGAGTATGCTTTACCATCAATGGTCGTTCAACCCTCAAATTTGTCTCCAATTGAGGTTTCATATTTGTTGAATAGGGAGTTGGATTATGAGGCTGCTTTAAGTGAGATTCTTGAATTGGCTAGGAAGGGTGTTTTGAATATAGAGTATGATGAGGGGGAGAGGAATGCATTTTTCTCTTCCACTTCATCAACGGAGGATGCTTTGAGGAATTTGAGGAGGTATGATTTAAACGTTTTTGATGGGGATATTCTACGTTTAGCTTTGTCTTGTAAGAATGCAAAATCCTTCCTCTCCTTCTTTGATGATATTCAGAGAGATGTGGAGTTTAAAGTTGAATCTAGGCTTGTTGAGAGGAGGTATCTTAAGAGTAGGTTTAAGGTTAAGAGGATACTTCTACTATCAATACCTGTAGGGCTTTCCATAGCCCTTATAATTGCCAGCATTTTGATGTTCTCTTCCCCACCTCTAAATCCACAATTATTTAGCCTCTTTAAAGCTCTCTACGTTATAGTTGCTGGGTTCGGTGTAGGTTTCTTATCGATGGGTTTAATTTCCTTCTTCATGTATGTGCCATATACTGCTGAGGGTTTTGAGGCTTGTGATTTTTGGAGGAATCATTTGAATTACATGGCTCTAATTAAGGATGATGAGTCTGGGAGAATTCTGGAGAAGACTGCCACACCACAATTATTTGAATCTTACATCCCACATCTAATGTTCTTCGACCTTAACTTCATAGATGAATGGTTGAAGCGTTGGATACGATACTTGCCTAAAGATTATTCTCCATCATGGTTTCACGTTAGGGGGTTTGAGGGTAAATTGGATTTCAAAAATTTCATTTCAGCTTTCAAATCTTATGTTGAGAGCATGTTTAATGTTATTGAGGGGTTGCGGGAGGCTTTACCATACACGTGGCGTTTTAGACGTATTTTTAGTCGATGA